A DNA window from Brassica napus cultivar Da-Ae chromosome C1, Da-Ae, whole genome shotgun sequence contains the following coding sequences:
- the LOC106375104 gene encoding protein BIG GRAIN 1-like A has product METWEKPSSRGHHRNPSFSSTLLDHIYRSIDDNSAQLEPIRKKKLLHEDLDTSPDKLVFHRRSIAADFERSRRTTTTTTAADSVLLRYSNSTSSDSSGLSSSESDSFYGRSKSSASPPQPKPIRTSAASSGERPNTKQELGGFLRTKSKALKIYTDLKKAKQPISPGGRLATFLNSLFTNVSTNPKKPKKNTTSISVLSETQSSSTTCSSASSFSRSCLSKTPSSSGKSKRSVRFCPVNVILDEDSSVYIPCGNNNNDTKRYRQVMEEENRRVIEAAKDLIRKYQKNKDLLAVTTCDDVEDDDDAASCASSDLFELDNLSAIGIERYQEELPVYETTHLDNTNRAVATSLIV; this is encoded by the coding sequence ATGGAGACTTGGGAGAAGCCATCTTCTAGAGGTCACCACCGTAACCCTTCCTTCTCCTCCACTCTCCTCGACCATATCTACCGCTCCATCGACGACAACTCCGCTCAACTAGAACCCATAAGGAAGAAGAAACTTCTCCACGAGGATCTCGACACTTCTCCAGACAAACTAGTCTTTCACCGCCGCTCAATAGCTGCTGACTTCGAAAGATCCCGgagaaccaccaccaccaccaccgccgcaGACTCTGTTTTACTCAGATATTCCAACTCCACCTCTTCTGACTCAAGCGGACTCTCCTCCTCCGAATCAGACTCCTTCTACGGACGTTCCAAATCCTCTGCATCTCCTCCGCAACCTAAACCAATCCGTACCTCCGCCGCTAGCTCCGGCGAGAGACCCAACACTAAACAAGAACTCGGTGGCTTCTTGAGGACCAAGTCAAAAGCGTTGAAGATCTACACCGACTTGAAAAAAGCGAAACAACCAATCTCTCCAGGCGGACGACTCGCTACGTTCCTCAACTCGCTTTTCACCAACGTATCCACTAACCCCAAGAAGCCCAAGAAAAACACCACTTCCATCTCTGTCTTGTCGGAGACACAGTCATCCTCCACCACGTGCTCCTCAGCGTCGTCTTTCTCTAGGTCTTGCCTGAGCAAAACTCCCTCGTCTAGTGGAAAATCTAAAAGGTCCGTACGGTTCTGTCCGGTGAATGTGATCCTCGACGAAGATTCCTCCGTTTACATCCCTTGCGGTAATAACAACAACGACACCAAACGTTATCGCCAAGTTATGGAGGAGGAGAATCGCCGCGTTATCGAAGCGGCTAAGGATCTTATCAGAAAGTACCAAAAGAACAAGGATCTTTTGGCCGTGACAACGTGCGATGAcgttgaagatgatgatgatgcggCGAGTTGTGCTAGCTCGGATCTGTTCGAGTTGGATAATCTTTCGGCGATTGGGATCGAGCGGTATCAAGAAGAGTTACCAGTATATGAGACCACTCATTTAGATAATACTAATCGAGCCGTTGCTACAAGTTTAATTgtataa
- the LOC106377556 gene encoding uncharacterized protein LOC106377556 isoform X1 codes for MVSESRTGGNRATGPDDDEEERKVIESIKEIVGNHSDADIYTALKESDMNADEAVQKLIHQDPFHEVKRRKDRKKEDAVLVEPANVKKPLESATSEVKVRTQPEHNVRRGGYSRNIFPRNAAPQNAFPRKPLESATSEVKVRTQSEHNVRRGGYSRNVFSRNAAPRNAFARNPATGSKREFRVVRDNRSNPNADEELKHSTAQSPASNISKVATTENKKGSTGGLGNHHSSGAQGFTEDCKAAADVRPRDSEIAPLHHPTRKEVSDGKETSRGATLPSTNSVSSSTDPVHVPSPVSRSSPVGAIKREVRGGGFGGKPSEVIGKDPSAGALSKIGTPNAYRSSSPNSKINQVSQTTPRESVLPSGVEKNRPLLNRQRGNRGSQYARTQQVGGHTKGVSQNKEWKRKSIQKPVGHNPGVIGTPTKSQACRPADNITKLESEAVKLQDKLSHVHISETQNVIIAEHIRLPETDRCQLTFGSFVREFSSSMNSEPAAFQESCSSEELRDSDRSSPVTAPETLADGPGVKPIDILDDHLRVSESDSRVSVPSEQLLPEEEAHRSDNLDEYSEMLKNSDTLVPFQQAYGNHGSYDFPYFSQTMDENSRGQGLPSQQEQASSTHMVNNAPPSTIPMLQQQQQQQQGSMQQMYPQVHVSHFPSLMPYRQFVSPVYVPQMPMPGYSGNPAAYAHPSSGNSYVLMPGGGSHPGSNGVKYGIQQFKPVPGGPTGFGTYNSPNGYQINPPNVVGNAMGLEDPSRMKYKDGNIYVPNPQAETSEIWMQNPRDLSNLQSPPYYNVAGQTPHGAYLPSHTAHPSFNAPAATTQSSQMQFQGLFHPPQPGTRANLHHMGPGLGGNVGVGVVPSPPSQLGHPSWAANF; via the exons ATGGTGTCTGAGTCCAGAACCGGCGGTAATCGGGCGACGGGGCCCGACGACGACGAGGAAGAGAGGAAGGTGATTGAATCGATTAAAGAAATCGTGGGTAATCACTCCGACGCCGATATCTACACCGCCTTAAAAGAATCTGACATGAACGCCGACGAGGCTGTTCAGAAGCTGATTCATCAAG atCCATTCCACGAggtgaagagaagaaaagacAGGAAGAAAGAG GATGCAGTACTGGTTGAGCCTGCCAACGTAAAGAAACCTCTTGAAAGTGCTACCAGTGAAGTAAAAGTTCGTACACAGCCTGAACATAATGTTCGGAGAGGAGGATACAGTAGGAATATCTTCCCTAGGAACGCTGCTCCACAAAATGCGTTTCCTAGGAAACCTCTTGAAAGTGCTACGAGTGAAGTGAAAGTTCGTACACAGTCTGAACATAATGTTCGAAGAGGAGGCTACAGTAGGAATGTCTTCTCTAGGAACGCTGCTCCGCGAAATGCATTTGCGAGAAATCCTGCTACTG GATCCAAGAGAGAGTTCCGCGTTGTTAGAGACAACAGGTCTAATCCAAATGCTGATGAAGAGTTGAAGCATTCTACCGCTCAGTCTCCTGCATCAAATATCAGCAAAGTAGCGACCACTGAGAACAAAAAAGG GTCAACAGGTGGTTTAGGCAATCATCACTCTTCAGGGGCTCAAGGTTTTACCGAAGATTGTAAAGCAGCAGCAGATGTCAGGCCCAGAGATTCTGAAATTGCTCCATTACACCATCCTACCAGAAAAGAAGTCTCTGATGGAAAGGAGACATCCCGTGGTGCTACTTTGCCATCAACCAATTCAGTTTCGTCTTCCACAGATCCAGTTCATGTACCGTCTCCTGTTTCTAGATCATCACCTGTGGGAGCTATTAAACGTGAAGTAAGAGGTGGAGGCTTTGGTGGAAAACCTTCTGAAGTTATTGGTAAAGATCCATCTGCTGGTGCTTTGTCAAAAATTGGGACTCCAAATGCATATCGATCATCTTCCCCAAATTCAAAGATTAATCAAGTCAGCCAAACTACTCCACGAGAGTCTGTTTTACCCAGCGGTGTGGAAAAGAATAGGCCACTTTTGAACAGGCAGCGTGGGAACAGAGGAAGCCAATATGCTAGAACTCAACAAGTTGGTGGCCATACAAAAG GGGTCTCACAGAACAAGGAGTGGAAGCGTAAATCGATTCAGAAACCCGTTGGACATAACCCTGGAGTAATTGGAACACCAACAAAGTCTCAGGCTTGTCGTCCTGCTGATAATATTACAAAACTGGAATCAGAGGCTGTTAAGTTGCAAGATAAGCTTTCACATGTTCATATCAGTGAAACACAGAATGTCATCATCGCAGAACATATTCGCCTCCCAGAGACTGACCGATGTCAGCTTACTTTCGGTAGCTTTGTTCGAGAGTTTAGTTCTTCAATGAATTCAGAACCTGCTGCTTTCCAGGAATCATGCTCTTCAGAAGAACTTAGAGACTCTGATCGTAG TTCGCCAGTTACTGCTCCAGAGACTTTAGCAGATGGTCCGGGGGTTAAGCCTATCGATATTCTTGATGATCATCTCAGAGTTTCTGAATCTGACTCACGTGTATCGGTTCCATCTGAGCAACTGTTGCCGGAAGAGGAGGCTCATAGATCTGACAATTTGGATGAGTACTCGGAAATGCTAAAAAATTCTGACACTCTCGTCCCTTTCCAGCAGGCATATGGTAATCACGGTAGTTATGACTTCCCGTATTTTAGTCAGACAATGGATGAAAACTCACGAGGACAAGGCTTACCATCTCAGCAGGAG CAAGCATCAAGTACTCACATGGTGAACAATGCCCCTCCGTCTACGATTCCCATgctgcagcaacaacaacaacaacaacagggGTCAATGCAACAGATGTACCCGCAGGTTCATGTTTCGCATTTTCCTAGTCTCATGCCTTACCGTCAGTTCGTCTCCCCAGTCTATGTTCCACAGATGCCCATGCCAGGCTACTCAGGTAACCCAGCAGCATATGCACACCCTTCAAGTGGCAATAGCTATGTGCTGATGCCTGGAGGTGGTTCACATCCCGGTTCAAATGGTGTTAAGTATGGCATCCAGCAATTCAAGCCAGTACCAGGTGGTCCTACGGGTTTTGGGACTTACAACAGTCCTAACGGGTATCAGATTAATCCTCCGAATGTAGTTGGAAACGCCATGGGACTTGAAGATCCATCTCGCATGAAATACAAAGATGGAAATATTTACGTTCCAAACCCTCAG GCTGAGACTTCTGAGATTTGGATGCAGAACCCAAGAGATCTTTCCAACCTTCAGTCTCCTCCATATTACAACGTAGCTGGACAAACGCCTCATGGTGCTTATTTACCATCCCATACAGCACATCCATCCTTCAACGCCCCTGCAGCAACAACACAGTCATCTCAAATGCAGTTCCAGGGTCTCTTCCACCCGCCACAGCCTGGTACTAGGGCGAATCTGCACCACATGGGGCCTGGGCTTGGTGGTAATGTCGGAGTTGGGGTTGTGCCCTCTCCTCCTTCTCAACTTGGTCATCCGAGTTGGGCAGCAAACTTCTGA
- the LOC106377556 gene encoding uncharacterized protein LOC106377556 isoform X2 has product MVSESRTGGNRATGPDDDEEERKVIESIKEIVGNHSDADIYTALKESDMNADEAVQKLIHQDPFHEVKRRKDRKKEDAVLVEPANVKKPLESATSEVKVRTQPEHNVRRGGYSRNIFPRNAAPQNAFPRKPLESATSEVKVRTQSEHNVRRGGYSRNVFSRNAAPRNAFARNPATGSKREFRVVRDNRSNPNADEELKHSTAQSPASNISKVATTENKKGSTGGLGNHHSSGAQGFTEDCKAAADVRPRDSEIAPLHHPTRKEVSDGKETSRGATLPSTNSVSSSTDPVHVPSPVSRSSPVGAIKREVRGGGFGGKPSEVIGKDPSAGALSKIGTPNAYRSSSPNSKINQVSQTTPRESVLPSGVEKNRPLLNRQRGNRGSQYARTQQVGGHTKGVSQNKEWKRKSIQKPVGHNPGVIGTPTKSQACRPADNITKLESEAVKLQDKLSHVHISETQNVIIAEHIRLPETDRCQLTFGSFVREFSSSMNSEPAAFQESCSSEELRDSDRSSPVTAPETLADGPGVKPIDILDDHLRVSESDSRVSVPSEQLLPEEEAHRSDNLDEYSEMLKNSDTLVPFQQAYGNHGSYDFPYFSQTMDENSRGQGLPSQQEQASSTHMVNNAPPSTIPMLQQQQQQQQGSMQQMYPQVHVSHFPSLMPYRQFVSPVYVPQMPMPGYSGNPAAYAHPSSGNSYVLMPGGGSHPGSNGVKYGIQQFKPVPGGPTGFGTYNSPNGYQINPPNVVGNAMGLEDPSRMKYKDGNIYVPNPQNPRDLSNLQSPPYYNVAGQTPHGAYLPSHTAHPSFNAPAATTQSSQMQFQGLFHPPQPGTRANLHHMGPGLGGNVGVGVVPSPPSQLGHPSWAANF; this is encoded by the exons ATGGTGTCTGAGTCCAGAACCGGCGGTAATCGGGCGACGGGGCCCGACGACGACGAGGAAGAGAGGAAGGTGATTGAATCGATTAAAGAAATCGTGGGTAATCACTCCGACGCCGATATCTACACCGCCTTAAAAGAATCTGACATGAACGCCGACGAGGCTGTTCAGAAGCTGATTCATCAAG atCCATTCCACGAggtgaagagaagaaaagacAGGAAGAAAGAG GATGCAGTACTGGTTGAGCCTGCCAACGTAAAGAAACCTCTTGAAAGTGCTACCAGTGAAGTAAAAGTTCGTACACAGCCTGAACATAATGTTCGGAGAGGAGGATACAGTAGGAATATCTTCCCTAGGAACGCTGCTCCACAAAATGCGTTTCCTAGGAAACCTCTTGAAAGTGCTACGAGTGAAGTGAAAGTTCGTACACAGTCTGAACATAATGTTCGAAGAGGAGGCTACAGTAGGAATGTCTTCTCTAGGAACGCTGCTCCGCGAAATGCATTTGCGAGAAATCCTGCTACTG GATCCAAGAGAGAGTTCCGCGTTGTTAGAGACAACAGGTCTAATCCAAATGCTGATGAAGAGTTGAAGCATTCTACCGCTCAGTCTCCTGCATCAAATATCAGCAAAGTAGCGACCACTGAGAACAAAAAAGG GTCAACAGGTGGTTTAGGCAATCATCACTCTTCAGGGGCTCAAGGTTTTACCGAAGATTGTAAAGCAGCAGCAGATGTCAGGCCCAGAGATTCTGAAATTGCTCCATTACACCATCCTACCAGAAAAGAAGTCTCTGATGGAAAGGAGACATCCCGTGGTGCTACTTTGCCATCAACCAATTCAGTTTCGTCTTCCACAGATCCAGTTCATGTACCGTCTCCTGTTTCTAGATCATCACCTGTGGGAGCTATTAAACGTGAAGTAAGAGGTGGAGGCTTTGGTGGAAAACCTTCTGAAGTTATTGGTAAAGATCCATCTGCTGGTGCTTTGTCAAAAATTGGGACTCCAAATGCATATCGATCATCTTCCCCAAATTCAAAGATTAATCAAGTCAGCCAAACTACTCCACGAGAGTCTGTTTTACCCAGCGGTGTGGAAAAGAATAGGCCACTTTTGAACAGGCAGCGTGGGAACAGAGGAAGCCAATATGCTAGAACTCAACAAGTTGGTGGCCATACAAAAG GGGTCTCACAGAACAAGGAGTGGAAGCGTAAATCGATTCAGAAACCCGTTGGACATAACCCTGGAGTAATTGGAACACCAACAAAGTCTCAGGCTTGTCGTCCTGCTGATAATATTACAAAACTGGAATCAGAGGCTGTTAAGTTGCAAGATAAGCTTTCACATGTTCATATCAGTGAAACACAGAATGTCATCATCGCAGAACATATTCGCCTCCCAGAGACTGACCGATGTCAGCTTACTTTCGGTAGCTTTGTTCGAGAGTTTAGTTCTTCAATGAATTCAGAACCTGCTGCTTTCCAGGAATCATGCTCTTCAGAAGAACTTAGAGACTCTGATCGTAG TTCGCCAGTTACTGCTCCAGAGACTTTAGCAGATGGTCCGGGGGTTAAGCCTATCGATATTCTTGATGATCATCTCAGAGTTTCTGAATCTGACTCACGTGTATCGGTTCCATCTGAGCAACTGTTGCCGGAAGAGGAGGCTCATAGATCTGACAATTTGGATGAGTACTCGGAAATGCTAAAAAATTCTGACACTCTCGTCCCTTTCCAGCAGGCATATGGTAATCACGGTAGTTATGACTTCCCGTATTTTAGTCAGACAATGGATGAAAACTCACGAGGACAAGGCTTACCATCTCAGCAGGAG CAAGCATCAAGTACTCACATGGTGAACAATGCCCCTCCGTCTACGATTCCCATgctgcagcaacaacaacaacaacaacagggGTCAATGCAACAGATGTACCCGCAGGTTCATGTTTCGCATTTTCCTAGTCTCATGCCTTACCGTCAGTTCGTCTCCCCAGTCTATGTTCCACAGATGCCCATGCCAGGCTACTCAGGTAACCCAGCAGCATATGCACACCCTTCAAGTGGCAATAGCTATGTGCTGATGCCTGGAGGTGGTTCACATCCCGGTTCAAATGGTGTTAAGTATGGCATCCAGCAATTCAAGCCAGTACCAGGTGGTCCTACGGGTTTTGGGACTTACAACAGTCCTAACGGGTATCAGATTAATCCTCCGAATGTAGTTGGAAACGCCATGGGACTTGAAGATCCATCTCGCATGAAATACAAAGATGGAAATATTTACGTTCCAAACCCTCAG AACCCAAGAGATCTTTCCAACCTTCAGTCTCCTCCATATTACAACGTAGCTGGACAAACGCCTCATGGTGCTTATTTACCATCCCATACAGCACATCCATCCTTCAACGCCCCTGCAGCAACAACACAGTCATCTCAAATGCAGTTCCAGGGTCTCTTCCACCCGCCACAGCCTGGTACTAGGGCGAATCTGCACCACATGGGGCCTGGGCTTGGTGGTAATGTCGGAGTTGGGGTTGTGCCCTCTCCTCCTTCTCAACTTGGTCATCCGAGTTGGGCAGCAAACTTCTGA